A single Vigna radiata var. radiata cultivar VC1973A chromosome 8, Vradiata_ver6, whole genome shotgun sequence DNA region contains:
- the LOC106772011 gene encoding ABC transporter C family member 10: MTVFWSVLCGESGCSEAGRMPCSYDFRLLIDPSTCVNHLLISCFDVLLLMILVFIMIKKSTLKPSRGIIQVQRYSYLQTVSSIANGVIGLVHLCLGIWVLEEKLRKTQTVLPFDWWLLEIFHGLTWLLVSLMLSLKLKQLPRRWSRLYSILIFLISGIFCASSLFYAISSRELSLMIASDILSFPGAILLLLCTFKESSYGETNRETDESLYSLLNGESDKKESISYVTPFAKAGFFSKMSFWWLNPLMKMGKEKTLQEEDIPGLREEDRAESRYLLFLDQLNREKQKDPSSQPSVLRIILLCHWREILVSGFFALLKVLALSSGPLLLNSFILVAEGNESFKYEGFVLAISLFFTKSIESLSQRQWYFRCRLIGLKVRSLLTAAIYRKQLRLSNSARLMHSGGEIMNYVTVDAYRIGEFPYWFHQTWTTSFQLCISLVILFRAVGLATIASLVVIVITVLCNTPLAKLQHKFQTKLMVAQDERLKACSEALVNMKVLKLYAWETKFRNAIERLRKEELKWLYAVQLRKAYNTFLFWSSPVLISAASFGACYFLSVPLHANNVFTFVATLRLVQDPIRTIPDVIGVIIQAKVAFTRIVKFLEAPELQSANVTKRSLDDNMRGSITIKSANFSCEDNVSEPTLRNINLEVRPGQKVAICGEVGSGKSTLLASILREVSMTQGELEVYGKFAYVSQTAWIQSGTVRENILFGADMDAEKYQVTLHRSSLLKDLELFPNGDLTEIGERGVNLSGGQKQRIQLARALYKNADIYLLDDPFSAVDAHTATNLFNEYIMEGLAGKTVLLVTHQVDFLPAFDYVLLMSDGEIIEAAPYHHLLSSSQEFQNLVNAHKETAGSDRLVDVTSSQKHSNSSRDIRKTSMEKQYEASKGDQLIKQEEREKGDHGFRPYIQYLSQSKGYILFSLAVFSQLTFVIGQILQNSWMAASVDNPQVSSLKLIVVYLLIGAISSTFLLARSLATVAFGLQSSKSLFLQLLNSLFRAPMSFYDSTPLGRILTRVSSDLNIVDLDVAFSCLFTVAATSNCYANLAVLAVVTWQVLFVSIPMIYFAIRLQKYYFASAKELMRLNGTTKSFVANHLAESVAGAVTIRAFEEEDRFFQKNLDLIDVNASPYFHSFAANEWLIQRLETVSAVVLASAALCMVVLPPGSFSSGFIGMALSYGLSLNLSLVFSIQNQCNLANYIISVERLNQYMHIPSEAPEVIEGNRPPANWPVAGRVQIKELQIRYRPDAPLVLRGITCTFEGGHKIGIVGRTGSGKSTLIGALFRLVEPAGGQIVVDGIDICSIGLHDLRSRFAIIPQDPTLFNGTVRYNLDPLSQHSDQEIWEVLGKCQLQEAVQEKEEGLGLNSSVVEAGANWSMGQRQLFCLGRALLRRSRILVLDEATASIDNATDLILQKTIRTEFADCTVITVAHRIPTVMDCTKVLAISDGKLVEYDEPMKLIKREGSLFGNLVNEYWSHFRSAESQ; this comes from the exons ATGACGGTGTTTTGGAGCGTGCTTTGTGGGGAATCTGGTTGTTCGGAGGCGGGAAGAATGCCTTGCAGTTATGACTTTAGACTTCTCATCGATCCTTCTACTTGTGTCAACCATTTGTTGATCTCTTGCTTTGATGTGTTATTACTCATGATCCTTGTCTTCATCATGATCAAGAAATCAACACTAAAACCATCTCGGGGTATAATACAGGTGCAAAGATATTCATATTTGCAGACAGTTTCTTCCATAGCAAATGGAGTTATTGGGTTGGTGCATTTGTGCTTAGGCATTTGGGTTTTAGAGGAAAAGTTGAGGAAGACCCAAACTGTGTTGCCTTTTGATTGGTGGTTGCTAGAAATCTTTCACGGATTAACGTGGTTGTTAGTGAGTTTAATGTTAAGTCTTAAGTTGAAACAACTTCCGAGAAGATGGTCGAGGCTTTATTCTATTCTGATCTTTTTGATTTCTGGTATTTTCTGTGCGTCATCATTGTTTTATGCAATTAGTAGCAGAGAACTGTCCCTTATGATAGCTTCAGATATTCTATCTTTTCCGGGGGcgatattattgttattatgcaCATTTAAGGAATCCAGTTATGGAGAAACTAACAGAGAAACTGATGAAAGTCTTTATTCCCTCTTAAATGGCGAGTCTGATAAAAAAGAATCTATTTCATATGTAACACCATTTGCCAAAGCGGGGTTCTTCAGTAAAATGTCATTCTGGTGGTTGAATCCATTGATGAAAATGGGTAAAGAGAAAACACTTCAGGAAGAAGACATTCCCGGGTTACGGGAGGAGGATCGAGCAGAAAGTCGTTATTTACTATTTCTGGACCAACTGAACAGAGAAAAACAGAAGGATCCATCCTCGCAACCATCAGTTTTGAGGATAATACTTTTATGCCACTGGAGAGAAATTTTAGTATCGGGATTCTTTGCATTGCTTAAGGTACTTGCATTGTCTTCGGGACCTCTtcttttgaattcttttatattggTTGCTGAGGGtaatgagagtttcaaatatGAAGGTTTTGTATTGGCAATATCACTTTTCTTTACAAAATCCATTGAATCCCTTTCTCAAAGGCAATGGTATTTCCGCTGCAGACTTATTGGTCTGAAAGTTAGGTCACTGCTAACTGCGGCCATTTATAGAAAGCAATTGAGGTTATCCAATTCTGCTAGATTGATGCATTCTGGTGGTGAGATAATGAATTATGTCACTGTGGATGCTTATAGAATTGGTGAATTTCCCTATTGGTTTCACCAGACTTGGACAACTAGCTTTCAACTATGCATCTCATTGGTAATTCTTTTTCGTGCTGTTGGGCTGGCAACAATTGCCTCCTTGGTGGTGATAGTAATCACTGTTCTTTGCAACACTCCACTTGCAAAGTTACAACACAAGTTTCAAACCAAGCTTATGGTCGCACAAGATGAGAGATTGAAGGCTTGCTCTGAGGCTCTTGTGAATATGAAGGTGTTGAAGTTGTATGCATGGGAAACCAAGTTTAGAAATGCTATAGAGAGATTAAGGAAAGAGGAGCTCAAATGGTTGTATGCAGTGCAATTAAGAAAGGCGTACAACACCTTTCTCTTTTGGTCCAGCCCTGTTCTGATCTCTGCTGCTTCCTTTGGGGCATGTTACTTTCTTAGTGTTCCTCTGCATGCAAATAATGTTTTCACTTTTGTGGCTACTTTGCGCCTTGTTCAAGATCCAATTAGAACCATTCCTGATGTTATTGGGGTGATCATTCAGGCAAAAGTTGCGTTTACTAGGATTGTAAAATTTCTGGAGGCACCTGAACTGCAAAGTGCAAATGTCACAAAAAGGTCTCTCGATGACAATATGAGGGGTTCAATAACAATCAAGTCTGCGAACTTTTCATGCGAAGATAATGTATCAGAGCCAACACTGAGAAACATAAATTTGGAGGTTAGACCAGGGCAAAAGGTGGCTATCTGTGGAGAGGTTGGCTCAGGCAAATCAACTCTCTTAGCATCGATTCTCAGAGAAGTTTCTATGACTCAGGGAGAA CTTGAAGTGTATGGCAAGTTTGCCTATGTTTCTCAAACAGCCTGGATACAATCAGGTACAGTTCGTGAGAATATATTGTTTGGGGCAGACATGGATGCTGAAAAATATCAAGTAACACTTCATAGGTCTTCACTATTGAAGGACCTAGAGTTGTTTCCCAATGGCGATCTCACTGAAATAGGAGAGAGAGGAGTTAACCTGAGTGGAGGCCAGAAGCAGCGAATTCAACTTGCACGTGCACTATATAAGAATGCTGATATATATCTCTTGGATGACCCATTCAGTGCAGTTGATGCACATACTGCAACAAATTTGTTtaat GAATACATAATGGAAGGACTTGCTGGGAAAACAGTCTTGCTCGTGACTCATCAAGTTGACTTCCTTCCAGCATTTGATTACGTTTTG TTGATGTCAGATGGTGAAATTATAGAAGCTGCTCCCTATCACCATTTGTTGAGCTCAAGCCAAGAATTTCAGAACCTTGTGAATGCCCACAAAGAGACTGCTGGTTCTGACCGGCTTGTGGATGTCACTTCTTCCCAGAAACATTCAAATAGTTCTAGAGATATTAGAAAAACATCCATGGAGAAACAATATGAAGCATCAAAAGGTGATCAATTGATTAAgcaagaagagagagaaaaaggagaccATGGTTTCAGACCGTATATACAGTATCTGAGTCAGAGCAAAGGATATATATTATTCTCTTTGGCTGTTTTTTCTCAGCTAACGTTTGTGATTGGCCAAATATTACAAAACTCGTGGATGGCAGCTAGTGTTGACAACCCTCAAGTCAGCTCTTTGAAATTGATTGTGGTTTACTTGTTGATTGGAGCTATTTCATCAACATTCTTGTTGGCCAGAAGTCTTGCTACAGTCGCTTTTGGCCTTCAATCGTCAAAGTCATTATTTTTACAGCTACTGAACTCCCTTTTTCGTGCTCCCATGTCATTTTATGACTCCACTCCTTTAGGACGGATACTAACTAGG GTCTCCTCGGATCTCAACATTGTGGACCTTGATGTTGCATTCAGCTGTTTGTTTACTGTGGCAGCCACTTCAAATTGTTATGCTAATCTTGCAGTTTTAGCAGTTGTTACTTGGCAAGTTTTGTTTGTCTCAATCCCAATGATTTATTTTGCAATCCGCTTGCAG AAATATTACTTTGCTTCTGCGAAAGAACTGATGCGGTTGAATGGCACCACAAAATCCTTTGTAGCCAACCATCTTGCTGAATCTGTTGCTGGAGCTGTGACAATAAGGGCTTTTGAGGAGGAAGATcgtttttttcagaaaaatctTGATCTAATTGATGTCAATGCTAGTCCTTACTTCCATAGTTTTGCAGCAAATGAGTGGTTGATTCAACGATTAGAAACAGTCAGTGCTGTTGTTCTCGCATCTGCTGCACTTTGCATGGTCGTACTTCCACCTGGAAGTTTCTCCTCTG GATTTATTGGCATGGCCCTTTCTTATGGCCTTTCACTTAACCTCTCCTTggtattttcaattcaaaatcaatGCAATCTCGCGAACTATATAATATCAGTGGAGAGGCTAAATCAGTATATGCATATACCAAGTGAGGCACCAGAAGTTATAGAAGGAAATCGTCCTCCTGCGAATTGGCCAGTTGCTGGTCGAGTACAGATAAAGGAATTGCAG ATACGTTACAGGCCTGATGCACCACTAGTACTGCGTGGCATCACATGCACGTTTGAAGGAGGGCACAAAATTGGTATTGTTGGCAGAACAGGCAGTGGAAAATCCACTCTCATAGGTGCTCTATTCCGTCTTGTAGAGCCAGCTGGTGGACAAATAGTAGTTGATGGCATAGACATTTGTTCTATTGGTCTTCATGACTTGAGGTCACGCTTTGCTATCATACCTCAAGATCCTACTCTTTTTAATGGCACAGTCAGATACAACTTGGACCCCTTATCTCAACACTCTGATCAAGAGATATGGGAG GTTCTTGGGAAGTGTCAGTTACAAGAGGCTGTCCAAGAGAAAGAAGAGGGATTAGGATTAAACTCTTCAG TTGTTGAAGCTGGAGCAAACTGGAGCATGGGACAGCGACAACTATTTTGTTTAGGACGTGCTCTTCTACGAAGAAGTCGCATATTGGTGCTTGATGAAGCAACTGCATCAATTGATAATGCAACTGATTTGATTTTGCAGAAAACCATTCGAACCGAGTTTGCAGATTGTACAGTTATCACGGTAGCTCACCGGATACCAACTGTGATGGATTGCACCAAGGTTCTTGCCATTAGTGATG gaAAACTTGTGGAGTATGATGAACCAATGAAGTTGATAAAGAGAGAAGGATCGCTGTTTGGGAATCTTGTCaatgaatattggtcacattTTCGGTCTGCAGAATCTCAATGA
- the LOC106771180 gene encoding hevamine-A, with protein sequence MGKSKNSDAFSLLLPLLFFTLVGTSHAGGIAIYWGQNGNEGTLSEACATGRYTHVNIAFLNKFGNGQTPEMNLAGHCNPATNSCTKFSAEIKDCQSKNIKVLLSIGGGIGSYTLASVEDARNVSTFLWNTFLGGKSSARPLGDAVLDGIDFDIEQGSTENYEHLARFLKAYSRKGKRVYLGAAPQCPIPDRFLGTALDTGLFDFVWVQFYNNPPCQYADGNVTNLLNSWNRWTSTVPAGKIFLGLPAAPAAAGSGFIPADVLTSQVLPVIKESPKYGGVMLWSRFFDVQNGYSTSIIGSV encoded by the coding sequence ATGGGTAAGAGCAAAAACTCTGatgctttttctcttctccttcCCCTCCTCTTCTTCACTCTTGTCGGAACCTCTCATGCCGGCGGCATAGCCATCTACTGGGGCCAAAACGGCAACGAGGGCACCCTTTCCGAAGCATGTGCCACGGGAAGATACACTCACGTCAACATAGCTTTCCTCAACAAATTTGGCAATGGCCAAACCCCAGAAATGAACCTGGCTGGTCACTGCAACCCCGCCACCAATTCCTGCACAAAGTTCAGCGCTGAAATCAAGGACTGCCAAAGCAAAAACATCAAGGTGTTGCTTTCCATAGGTGGTGGCATTGGAAGCTACACTTTGGCTTCCGTTGAGGATGCAAGGAACGTTTCAACCTTCCTGTGGAACACTTTCTTGGGAGGCAAATCATCAGCAAGACCACTAGGTGATGCTGTGTTAGATGGCATAGATTTTGACATAGAACAAGGCTCAACAGAAAACTACGAGCACCTTGCACGTTTCCTTAAAGCGTATAgtagaaaagggaaaagggtATACCTAGGTGCTGCCCCTCAGTGTCCAATTCCCGATAGGTTTTTAGGCACTGCCCTAGACACCGGCCTATTTGACTTTGTTTGGGTTCAGTTCTACAACAACCCTCCATGTCAGTATGCTGATGGGAACGTAACCAACCTTCTGAATTCTTGGAACCGTTGGACTAGTACAGTACCGGCTGGGAAGATATTCTTAGGGTTGCCAGCGGCTCCGGCAGCCGCTGGCAGCGGTTTCATCCCGGCCGATGTGTTGACGTCTCAAGTCCTGCCGGTGATTAAGGAGTCACCAAAATATGGTGGGGTGATGCTGTGGTCAAGATTCTTTGATGTCCAGAATGGGTATAGTACTTCAATTATTGGAAGCGTGTGA